Sequence from the Penaeus vannamei isolate JL-2024 chromosome 41, ASM4276789v1, whole genome shotgun sequence genome:
CCACCACGCCTACTACCCACGCCCCTACTACTACCCCTACCgcccctcctaccaccaccaccacaagaggtccgccgaGCCTGAGGCCGAAGCAGAGCCCTCTTACGGTTCCTACCGAGGCTACTACCGCCCCTATTCCTACGGCTACCACCCACGCCACTACACTCCCTCCGTCCACTaccaccacaagaggtccgctgACCCCGTAGCTGAGGCTGAGCCTGGATACAGGTCCTACCAGCCAGTGTACCCTCGCTACTACCACTCCTACCACCCACACTCATACCACTACTCCCCCTACACTCACAGCCACCACAAGAGGTCTGCCGAGCCAGAGGCTGACCCTGGTTTCAGCTACGCCCACCACCGCCAGTCCACATACCATCCCTACCACTACCATGGAGCTCACTATGGCTACGGCTACCACATTAGCCACCACTAAGGCACTGGGAGTTTATTTGACCTGAATTCGCTGAAAAGAATTTTATTTTGAAAAGTAAAATCAGTAATAAATTATCCTAAATGAACCCTGTTTGTAATTTAAAATTCCATATGAGAACATTCTAGAGAAATAGATCaatggaagagcaagaggaggaggaaagataataataagatttggaagaggaagatgaagaataataaaaaatggaatttggaagaggaagagaaggaaaaatgataaaaataagagttgggagagaaggaagaataagaataagatttagAAGAGTAGAGGAataagaggtggaaaaggaggaggaagcgttAAAAAATAggatttaaaataataaaaataagatttgggagaggaagagaaggaagaacaagaataaggtttggaagaggagaagaataagagttggaaaaggagaaggaaggaaaacatgaataggaaaaggaacaggaggaaaaatTTGAAGAGggggagcaagaaaaaaaattgcaagagatagaggacgaggaggaaaggaaagaattggAATAGGATGGTGAGAactgggagaggaggaataggaaaaaaggcaaaataactggtagagaaggaggaagaattgaataaaagttggaagagggagaaaaaaagaataggaagagaaggaaaaattggaagagggtgagaaggaaaaactagaaagagggagaaagacaaaaaattggaatagaagggggaggtgaactggaagagaagaaaaagagaactggtagaggaggaagaatataATAAGAgttggaagaggtagaggaaaaaataggaagaggaggaggaagtagaactggaaaaggaggagggggatgaagaagaatttggaatggaaaaagaagaatagagagagagaaaaatggaagatgagggaaaagaagggttaGAAGAGTAGGGAAAATAAATGGAATGAGAggtcaagaataataatgattggatgaggaggggaaagaaaaagaaagaaagaaagggaaaaaaataaacgggaagaggaggaataaaaattggaagagaaggaaaaagaagagttgcaagaagaaaacaaggagggaaaggaggatgaggaagaatgttaggaagaggaggagttacaTGCCTCATTGTTCATCAAGATGAATTATCTAcgcatgaatatttatacatatttatacgaatgtattcacatatacatatacatgtatgtatacatacatacatacatacacaaacgcacacacacacacacacatatatctatacatacatattaataaaaatacagaTCAATTTATAATACGTGTACCTCCGACAcgcatataaatcatatatatatatatatatatatatatatatatatatatatatatatatatatatatatatatatatatatatatatatatatatatatatgtgtgtgtgtgtgtgtgtgtttgtgtgtgtgtgtgtgtgtgtgcgcgtgtgtgtgtgtgtgtgtgtgtgtgtgtgtgtgtgtgtgtgtgtgtgcgtgtgtgtgtgtgtgtgtgtgtgtgtgtgtgtgtgtgtgtgtatgtatatatgtgtatgtatatgtgtatatatatatatgtgtatatatatatgtatatatatgtatatatatgtatatatatgtatgtatgtatacagatatatgtatatatgtgcatatatatatatatatatatatatatatatatatatacatatatatgtatacacacacacacacacatatatatatgtatatacatgcatatatacatatatacatagatacatatatatacatatatacatatatatacatatatacatatacacacacacacacacacacacacacacacacacacacacacatatatatatatatatataaatatacatatatatatacatatatacatatatatacatatatacatatatatatatacatatatacatatatatatatatatatatatatatatatatatatacatatatatacatatatgtacatatatatacacaaacatgcacacatatacgtatatatatgtatatatgtgcatatatatgaatatatgtatatatgtgtatatatatgcatatgtacatacacatatatgtatacatatatacatatgtataaatatatatatatatatatatatatatatatatatatatatatttatatatatgtatatacataacgtgtgtgcgtatgtgtatttcaATGCGTAAGGGGTGTATTTTGTGTGCTCACGTTCctgaattatcattttgtttacacaaatatatatgcataatgtacatatatgcatacatacacatatatgtatatctatttagatatgaatatatatacatttgaacatgtgctgtatataaatatatgtatatatatatatatatatatatatatatatatatatatatatatatatatatatatatatatgagtgtgtgtctgtgtgtgtgtgtttgtgtgcgtatgttgtgTTTGCACTTTTgttcatacaaacaaatacacatgggcatacgaacacacatacgcaggtgcatatacacatacacagtaaatgtgtatatatacacgcatagtaaatatatttatatatacacacacagtatatatgttcataaatacacacatagtttatatatgtatatatgtacatattgacattcacacacacttatacatatatctgttatcTATGTATGTTACGCGCACCcaaatttgtacacacacatacctatgttatacatacttacatcatatgtatacacatctataatatatatatatatatatatatatatatatatatatatatatatatatatatatatatatattcacacacacacacacacacacacacatgaacacatgtgtatacattcacatatatgtgtgtatatgtaagaatTCCTGTATATACATCTGCATCGTCACATGCATATCGAGACCAATAAAGGACCAATGATTAGGACGCTAGACATATCCTGGAGGCGGGCCCTTTACCTTACGTGGGCGTGTCCGTTTACGTAAAGCCAACATCTATATCCGTAATGGTCCCTATGATCGGTGTTTGCCAAGGTCTTGGGCGGGAAAAGGTATATAAGGAGTCGGACGCACTGCCGGAGTCACATCGCCCTGTTCCGTCTCACCAATCCTGCAGAGATGAAGTACTTGGTGGGTAGAATTTGGaagtgttcactctactttcagCAAGATTAATGGTACATATTTTGCTTCGTGACTGTATTCTAAAAGGCGCCTTTGATTTAGCATTGTGTACCTTCAGGTGTTTGTGCTTCTGGCGGCTGCCGCTTGCGCTTCTGAGGTGGAGAAGCGAGAGGCGGAGCCAAGTCGTGCCTACAGCTATGGCTACGGTCTCCACCACCACGCCTACTACCCACGCCCCTACTACTACCCCTACCgcccctcctaccaccaccaccacaagaggtccgctgAGCCTGAGGCCGAAGCAGAGCCCTCTTACGGCTCCTACCACTACCGAAGCTACTACCGCCCTTATTCCTACGGCTACCACCCACGCCACTACACTCCCTCCGTCCACTaccaccacaagaggtccgctgACCCCGTAGCTGAGGCTGAGCCTGGATACAGGTCCTACCAGCCAGTGTACCCTCGCTACTACCACTCCTACCACCCACACTCATACCACTACTCCCCCTACACTCACAGCCACCACAAGAGGTCTGCCGAGCCAGAGGCTGATCCTGGTTTCAGCTACGCCCACCACCGCCAGTCCACATACCATCCCTACCACTACCATGGAGCTCACTATGGTTACGGCTACCACATTAGCCACCACTAAGGCACTGGGATTTTATTTGACCTGAATTCGCTGAAAAGAATTTTATATTGAAAAGTAAAATCAGTAACAAATTATCCTAAATGAACCCTGTTTGTAATTCATAATTCCTTATGAGAACATTCTAGAGAAATAGATTAATGGaagtgcaagaggaggaggaaagataaaaagatttggaagaggaagaggaagaatagtaaAGAATGGAattcggaagaggaagagaaggaaaaatgataaagataagagttgggagaggagaaggaagaataagaataagatttagaagaggagaggaataagaggtggaaaaggaggaggaagcgttAAAAAATAggatttaaaataataaaaataagatttgggagaggaagaaaaggaagaataagaataagatttggaagaggagaagaataagagttggaaaaggagaaggaaggaaaacaaaaattggaaaaggaacaggaggaaaaattagaagaaggggaggaagaataaaaattggaagagatagaggacgaggaggaaacgagaggtggaaaaggatgaaagggaagaattGTAATAGGATGGTGAGAactgggagaggaggaataggaaaaaaggcaaaataactggtagagaaggaggaagaattgaataaaagttggaagagggagaaaaaagaataggaagagaaggaaaatttggaagagggggagaaggaaaaaaatagaaagagggagaaagaccaaAATTtggaatagaagggaagagaagaaaaagagaactggtagaggaggaagaatgtaATAAGAGTTGGAAGAGGTagtggaaaaaaataggaagaggaggaagtagaatcggaagaggagggggatgaagaagaatttggaatggaagaagaaaagaagaagaagaagaagagagagaaagagagagagagagagagagagagagagagagagagagagagagagagagagagagagagagagagtgatgtaagatgagggaaaagaagggttaGAAGAGTAGGGAAACTTAATGGAATAAGAggtcaagaataataatgattggaagagaaggggaaagaaaaagaaagaaagaaagaaaaaaaaaaaacgggaagaggaggaataaaaatgggaagagaaggaaaaagaagagttgcaagaagaaaacaaggagggaaaggaggatgaggaagaatattaggaagaagaggagttacATGCCTCATTGTTCATCAAGATGAATTATCTAcgcatgaatatttatacatatttatacgaatgtattcacacacacacacacacacacacacacacacacacacacacacacacacacacacacacacacacacatatatatatatatatatatatatatatatatatatatatatatatatatatatattaataaaattacaGATCGATTCATAATACATGTATCTCCGACACgcatatgaatcatatatatatgtatatatatatatatatatatatatatatatatatatatatatatatatatatatatatatgtatgtatgtatgtatacagatatatgtatatatgtgcatatatatgcatatatatatatatgtatacacacatatatatacatgtatatatacatatacatacatatatacatatatatacacatatacatatatatacatatatacatatatatacatatatgtacacacacacacacacacacacacacacacacacacacacacacatatatatatatatatatatatatatatatatatatatatatatatatatacaaacatgcacacatatacgtatatatatgtgcatatatatgcatatgtacatacacatatatgtatacatatatacatatgtatatatatatatatatatatatatatatatatatatatatatatatatatatatatatatatacatgtatatacataacgtgtgtgcgtatgtgtatttcaATGCGTAAGGGTGTATTCTGTGTGCTCAAATTCCTGTATTAACATTTTGTATACAACATTTTATatgcataatgtacatatatgcatatatacacatatatgtatatttatttagatatgtatatatatacatttgaacatatgctgtatataaatatatgtatatatatatatatatatatatatatatatatatatatatatatatatatatatatatatgcgtgtgtgtgtctgtgtatatgtgtctgtgtgcctatgtTGTGTTTGCACATTTgtccatacaaacaaatacacatggacatacgaacacacatacgcaggtgtatatacacatacacagtaaatatgtatatatatacacagtaaatatgtatatatatacacagtaaatatgtatatatatatacacagtaaatatgtatatataacacagtaaatatgtatatatatacaccgtaaatatgtaaatatgcacgcacagtaaatatatgtatatatacacacaatacatatgttcataaatacacacatagtttatatatgtatatatgtacatatttacattcacacacacttatacatatatctgttatctatctatatgttacaCGTACCcaaatttgtacacacacatacctatgtttatacatacatcatatgtatacgtatctataatatatatatatatatatatatatatatatatatatatatatatatatatatatatatatatatacggacacatgtgtatacattcacatatatgtgtgtatatgtaagaattcctatatatacatttgcatcgTCACATGCATATCGAGATCAATGAAGGACCAATGATTAGGACGCTAGACATATCCTCGAGGCGAATCCTTTACCTTACGTGGGCGTGTCCGTTTACGTAAAGCCAACATCTATATCCGTAATGGTCCCTATGATTGGTGTTTGTCAAGGCCTTGGGCGGGAAAAGGTATATAAGGAGTCGGACGCACTGCCGGAGTCACATCGCCCTGTTCCGTCTCACCAATCCTGCAGAGATGAAGTACTTGGTGAGTAAAAATCAGTGTTTTCTTTtctgtaaaatatctggtgtctacTTTGAATTGTGGCCGATTTCTAATAGGTGTGATTAATTTAACATTTTTCTGTACCTTCAGGTGTTTGTGCTCCTGGTGGCTGCCGCTTGCGCTTCTGAGGTGGAGAAGCGAGAGGCGGAGCCAAGTCGTGCCTACAACTATGGCTACGGtctccaccaccacacctacTACCCACGCCCCTACTACTACCCCTACCgcccctcctaccaccaccacc
This genomic interval carries:
- the LOC138860364 gene encoding uncharacterized protein, which encodes MKYLVFVLLVAAACASEVEKREAEPSRAYSYGYGLHHHAYYPRPYYYPYRPSYHHHHKRSAEPEAEAEPSYGSYRGYYRPYSYGYHPRHYTPSVHYHHKRSADPVAEAEPGYRSYQPVYPRYYHSYHPHSYHYSPYTHSHHKRSAEPEADPGFSYAHHRQSTYHPYHYHGAHYGYGYHISHHVLGGKRYIRSRTHCRSHIALFRLTNPAEMKYLVFVLLAAAACASEVEKREAEPSRAYSYGYGLHHHAYYPRPYYYPYRPSYHHHHKRSAEPEAEAEPSYGSYHYRSYYRPYSYGYHPRHYTPSVHYHHKRSADPVAEAEPGYRSYQPVYPRYYHSYHPHSYHYSPYTHSHHKRSAEPEADPGFSYAHHRQSTYHPYHYHGALGGKRYIRSRTHCRSHIALFRLTNPAEMKYLVFVLLVAAACASEVEKREAEPSRAYNYGYGLHHHTYYPRPYYYPYRPSYHHHHKRSAEPEAEAEPSYGSYRSYYRPYSYSYHPRHYTPSVHYHHKRSADPVAEAEPGYRSYQPVYPRYYHSYHPHSYHYSPYTHSHHKRSAEPEADPGFSYAHHRQSTYHPYHYHGAHYGYGYHISHH